The genomic region CTTTTGGCTTTGCCTTGTCTCAGTGATGATAATCCAAGGCCAGTGCCAGGCTTTGCTGAAGACAGAACAGAAAGATGAGCCAGTCTTTGCGTGGGTACTTTGGCAGCACCAGATCCCCACTTCAGCAGGAGCTAAAGTTGATGTTTGCTGGGGCTGCACCTCATTATCTCTCACAGTGAGAGCAGCCTCTCCTCTGATACCAGCCCTTCCCCGTGCATGACCATCCTTGGGGATTTTAGTGCACAGCAGTGATGTTTTCAATTGAGGTATGGCCCTTGTCTCTCGGGAGTTTGGTAAGTCTATGGCTGCAGTATCTGCTTCTCAGTTCCTGAAGTACAGCCTGTTGCCTTCTCTCCTCCATTATTTGCTCCACCAttctcttcttctccctctgATTTGCCTCTCCCTTCTGCTCCCTTGGGCTGGAGAAGAAAGTGTTGCTGGAATAGGAATGCTGGGGCTCTTCTGCAGAActtctgccctgcctgcctcctgGACTTACTCACTTCCTTATTCttaggaaattaaatttaaaccAGACTTCTGTTGTAGTGGGAGGAAGGGGCTTTACAGATGAAATGCATTCTTTACTGTTTCTCTTTCTCAAgaattgtttaaatatttttttgactTAAGGCCAAACCAGTCAATGTTTCTGTCTAATTTGTCTGGCTAACCCTGTGTTGATTATCCCTAGGGAGCTAGAGTGCTTGTCATTAAAAATCTTCCTTCTTGTCCCTGGAGGGAACAGACACTACTAAGCTGGCTTTCACACAGTGATTTTCCAAGGTGGTGGCTTACCCTCTGCTCAGCCttgcctgtgctgcctgctgggacctctgcagccagctccGAGTGGGGCAGCCACCCCTCCAGGCAGCTGCCACAAGAGGGAAGTCAAAAGCATGTTGGGTGTGTGAGGTGGTGAGAGAGGCAAAGCAGGAGGCAGGTTTGTGTTAGATCCTTGTTTCCCAGTGCTGGACTCTGAGGTGAGCACTGAGGCTCCTTCATCTTATCTGAACCAGGTGCTGAGATTTGAGAAGGGAAAGACCAAGAACCTTGTCCTGGCTGGAACTGGGATCAGACTACCAGAGCCTGGTGTCTGTGGGTTGTGGCAGCCCACAGACAGTGGCCAGTGAATCCTGCTCTCTCTCGGGCCAAACTGTCCAATGGATGGAGGGAATGCATTACCATACTTTTCCTGCAGCCCTCTTCAGCCTTGTGCTTTTTCATTCCCAAAACCTTTTTTACCTTCAGATTGGTAAAAAGGAGGGCCAGGAAGAAGTGAAGCAGTGTGTGGCACACGCAAGCATTGCACTTCTGTCTGTCTTGTTGTCTTTCTTTGTGCTTCCCACCTAGAAAGAGATTGTGTGCCCATGCATGGCTTTGGACTGGGAAGCgccttttcctcctttgccCCCAGTGAAAGGGGGACATGGGCTTTGGTGGACCTGCAGCAGGTGAGCTTGCTAAAGCAGAGGGAGTAGGGCAGGTTAGACACCTTTGCCTGTCTGGGGGGTAATGCCACGCCCAAGTGACAGAAAGGACACGGTGACTTTGTGCCTGTGGTTGGTATGGAGGGTGACAtgctccagcctgctcctgctgttgcTTTGTCTgatccctgtgtcctgctgaaGTGTTTGCTGTTGTGCTGCCCAGGCTAGCCTGCTGTGTGTCTCTCTGACAGGTAAACAAGGAAACCGAGTTGGAATGTGGGAGAGTGTCAGAGCAGAATGGGTGTTCATTCCCCTCTGCCTGCCTTGCTGTTTCCTCATGGGGATGGTGTCTCTTCCCCTCCTCAGTATCCCTGGGGCTctctccctgtgtcccagctcctgccgGCAATCTCTGTGGCTGCTATGCCTCTGCACTGTGAAGACACATGCCCAGGGTCACTCCTGGTTCCATTAGTGAACACTGGTGGTGAAGAGGGAAAGGATGGCTCGTCCTGGCCTCACTGACCTCTAACCTTGGCGAGAAAGGAGCAAAGTGAGTGGGGGAATGGATCCTGTATCCCTCCATCATTGTGTTCTCCCTACCCTCCCTAAACCTCTCCTTTCTGATTTCTGAGACATTGGACAAAGTCACTCTTGTtatggaaagggaaggggagctGGAGGGTAAGGGGGTGGCACGAGGAGCTCAGATCCAGCATCAAGAAAGAAGAACTGTTTCTAATGCAATACACTGACATTTTAAAGTTTTGGGGACTACAGGTAATGGATTAAGAAGGGATCTGAAATACTCTAAGACTAAGAATTTGAACCactgttttttcctgcctgtgcgGATGATGATGCAGCATCATCCTGGAGGTGGTCCAGCAGCACTTCTGAGCCTGGGGTCCACCTGGACCTACTGCTGGTGTTGCTCCTGGAGTGGCTCCAGGACACCCTGCTTTGGAAAAAGAATGCGTGGACTTGccaaaaactaaaaagaaaagaaaaaataagagcatCTGCAAAGCTCCTTTCAACTCTGTAATTTATAAACAGTAAGTAATAATGAACTTTTTTTAAGGATAAATCAAATGTACATTCTGAAATCATTTTCTCTGTAAATGGTTGGATTTCATTTCACCCTTAAAGGGATGCTTAAAAGGAggagataataataaaaataaaaaaaaattttaaaagtatgaaaGGAAACCAAGGCATGTGTGTGGCAGTGTTTATTTCTGATCGCctggccaggggctgctggaaaaTGGAGTGAGGGAGCTTCCTATCTTGGTGTAGGACACTGTTCCCAAGAAGGGATATTGAAAGGGGAGCCTAGCTGATATGGGGACTGATTCCTGATTTTACAGGCCCATGTCAGACCTAATCTGCATGTTAGGTGAGTATGAACATGTAAAGGCACATGAGTGGGGAATGATGGCTGCTGAGTGGGTCTCAGAAGAGCTGGTGGCTGTGGGAACCAGCATCATCTCATAAAATGGTCCCTTGACATCATCTTTGCTCCTTTGGCTGCATccatttttccaagaaaagccCTGGGAACCCTGGAGCCCCAAATTAAACCTCCCCTCTGCAGCAATGCCTCTCTGGTGGCTGACTTTTGGCACAGTGTGTGAGAGAACATGACCtccttgttttggtttatttttaaacctgtCTACTGTAGTTTTGGCTGTTCCTGTTACTTGGTATCAAAGCCTGGTCCTGCTCTGATTCCTCCTAACCATCTGGCCTCTGCAGTGCTTTTGGCAAGGGCCTTTTGCAAGCTCATGTACCATCTACagctatttcatttttttaccttttaagTTTCTTATGCTGCAGGTTCATTCCTGATTCCATTTAGAGATAGTGACTGTAAGTATCCTAAGTTATTTTCCTCAGTGAATTCCCTTGTCTTTCTTTCATCCATACTAGTCTAATGTTTTCAATTCTCCTCTTGTGGAAGGGTCTCATCAAACTAGAGGCTTGCATTGTGCATTGCTGAATGCAATTCTGCTGCTTCAGTCTGTGGAACAAAGGACGTGAAAGAAACCTGCCACTTAAAATTAACAATTAAAATTTTAGCATTCTTAGTGATCACTGTATTTTTGTGCCTCAACAGGGGATAATCTAAAAATAGTTGATGGACCAGCATGCTTGAACTTTCAGTTTTTCAAGAGGGGGAGTGTAAGTCTATAAGCATAGACCAAGAAATGAGAGTTGACAAGGTCAAAGGTTCTCCCATGTTGTTTTTCTTGCCTCTAACACAAAACCTTTACTaacatattattttaaaaggtaatgtaaatggcatttcttttgtttcttgtgAGGTTTtaaaagacctttttttcctggaaagcacGAGCTTCTGCTAAGTGCCTCGGTGAGCGAGAGGGGTTAAGTCTTGGACAAAACAGTCTAGGGTGGAGACCTTCATTTGCAGGAGCAGTGAGGAGCATGTGGCCATACCACAAGCCCCGTATACCAGCTCAGAGGGTCCCTTAACACACCATATCCATCCTAGGTATGGATACAGAGCCTTAAGCACCATATTGAACCAGGAGCCTGCCAGTCATCTGATGCCAAGCACTCCTGCATGTTTTGCAGAATTTCAGTACCCCAGCAGGTGTTGGATGCGATGATGCAGGATGGAGGAGCTCTGGTGTGCCCTGCCTCGAAGTCAGTGGTTTCTCCCAAGCTCTTTCTCTTTGCCATGGATGCCTGGTGCTCATCCTGGGCACTGTACAACACTGTTAGGCTGTTAGGGACCCTCTGTCTCTGGCTCACGGAGGGGTTGGCTCCAGCTGATTCCTGGTTGCTGCCTATCGGTTGGCTGATAAAGGGATGGACATGCTGTTTCCAAACACCAGCGTGCTTGGAAACAAAGTGACTTCATTATAAACTTAAGACACCTTTCAGAAAGCTGGAAAGGGGATACCAGACCCCATTTTGCcagctgtttgtttttgttgctggGATACGTTCATTCCCTGTGTACGGACACGTTTTAATGTACTGCTTAGCAGGGCCAgtcaatttttaattattagtCCAATTTTATATTATGCTTCTAAATCTCACTGCTTTAGCAGctcagctggggcagcagcGAGGTCTCAGCTGGCTGGCAGGCAGCCCgtggagcagccagggagagTCACCCCAGCCCTGGAGAGCGTCACCAGCAAATGGCTTCATGCTCACGTGCCCACAGCTGCAGGCACTGGCTGCCCTGCTTTCCACAGCACCGCCACAGAGAGGATATGGCCACAGCCATGGCAGAAGGGAGGCATGTTCTTGCTTCCTGGCAGTGGTACGTGTTCCTGTGGCTCCTGGACATGCTCTGTCAAACTTTCACCTGGGAGCAAGCTTTGCAGGGCTTTGCTCTTTTGCTGCAAAACTGTCCCATCTGGAGAAGGGGCTCCAAATCACTGAAGTGAGAGGCTGACATATGGAATATAATCCATGGGTGCTTGGTTGAGGAGCCTGGCTTGgggccaggctgctgcaagcTCTGCCCTTGTagctgcagcagggacaagCACATCAGCAAAAAGGTAAAGGATCAGCCCACTTCAGCTAATGTTTGGGACGTTACTGTAAGCATCTCTGAGATCCCCAGGCATGAACCTTTACTTGGAACTAAGGAGAATCTGGCAATCCCaacattttcagcatttctgtgtgtgcttgttttttttaagcaaagtgAGAAATGGAGATAGTCCttactgtcttttaaaatatattatagCTGTGTAAGAATATGAATCTTTCAAGGCCATATCTCTCCTCACCCtgccaaacaaaacacaatgtAAAACTCCATTGTTTTGCTCTTATGTTTCGTGTGCCTTATGGCTTGAACCATGGATCTTCTTGGCTGAAGTCCACCCCAGTAATGATTTAATTTGGGAACACACTTCACCTTtctaaaaataaggaaaactgAGAAGAAGAGCAAATAAGCTGTGCTGAATAAAGATGTAAAATGACTTCTCCAGGATctcaaattaaagaaaatatgttaTCCAAGGAATGTATAAAATCAAATAACGTAAGCCTGCCTTTATGCAGCAAACTCTTTCCTGGCATTTTAGCCCTGTTCTACAGTCTGGACTTCTTccaaagagagagaaacaaatcaTCAGTTATATCATTTCCCCCCCCCCGACACTTACTAAGAGCCAGgcatacacacaaaaataaaagaatgtaGAAAACATCTGCCCAGTTCTTTTTGCTTTGCAGTGTTTCTAAAGCATTTGTCTCAAACTGTTACCCAGAAGTGAATGTCAGACTAgggcaaaaccaaaaccaggcaAATGGGACAGAAATAAATCTATCTAAGGGCCCGTGACTTAATGGGGCAAGGTGTGCAATAGGTGCCTTTGGttagagaaagaagagaagcagcaggataCAGCAGCCATGCCCTTCTCGGGTGCTCTACATGTACATGGGACCAAACCACACCTGAGCTGGAGTCCACATAACCCTTACACAAACCAAAATCCCACTTTCACGCCGGAAGGGCCCTCATCCCAGCGCACAGCACACAAAGGAGCACGAGAAAGCCCAAGGTCAGCATGTGCAGCTCAGCCCAGGCAGGTGGTACCACCAGCTGTAAGccccctgctctctgcagacaCTTCCCCTGCAGAAAACAGGAGCTGTTGTAGTGATGCAAGATTGCAAGGACAACAGCACTCAAAAAAGCAGGGTCTCTGAACGGCCCTGTAAACCTCTTGCAGCATGCAGCTGGTGCAAAGTGAAAAATGGGGTGGGGGAGGCCAGGGGATGGAATCTTACTAGTCAGGGAGTAATGAGAAGAGTCCCCAGCAAACCCAGCCATGGGGAAATTTGGTTGAAGAAACACGAGTCGTGCGGAGAGTGAAGGTGGGCACAGACCAGTTGTAAAAGTACTACAGAAGCAATTTCAGTGTGTTGGGTAATAAAACTGAGCCTCCTCAGTGTCCTCCTCACggggacagcagctctgcttcacACAGGAGACCACTCGCTGCTGACAGTGTTTGCAGCCGCCTGCACTGCAGAGATGGAAGGTTGGGGATCTGAAAAGCCCCATTTCAGCCGCAGCAAGGCTGGgacctttcctttcttccccctgtCAAAAACATACTCTGAGCATGGCTTCCCGTGCTGTCCCTACTAAAATGTGGGTCTCGGCTCTAAATCAGGAATGCTCCTTGAAAGGTGGCTGCATATCAATGGTCTCTCCTCCCTCACCACCTGTCTTCCTTCCCACATGCACTCAACATCAAAGCTGCTGGGGCTTCAGGGAATGaagccacctgtgccaccctTGGCCCTCGGCTCCTCCTGCCTTGTcacagctggagagcagaagtACAAATGCCATTAATCCTTGCAACtgctcaagaaaaataaagaaataggGCTGCAATTAAACAGAGCTGTTGAACAGGGCTGAGACTGCCAAAAGGCCTCCTGCAAGGTCCATTTGCTAGAAGATAATAAGGATATTAAGCTCAAGCTCAGGTAGCATTGGTGGGTCACTATCCATCTTCCCTCTCGCATTTTAGAACTGCGTTCTGGCTCCTCTAAGAGACCCGCCTTCTGCTTCCAAGCACAGTTTgtttcccatccctgcagagcccctcCAGGATGCCTTTTGCAGCTCCGAGGGTCACATTCACCTCCCTGCTGTCCCGGGAGGGTTTGCTGGCTGGTgacaggcagcacagggatgtCTCTCTGGCTGGGAATGGTCCTGCCCTTGCAACACGGGTGGTGGGGAGCCTTGGGCATGGCACTTGGCTGCAAGCCGGGCTCAGGGGCAGCCATTTGCTGCTTTTGGTAGCCATCAAAGCCTGTGGCAGTGGCTGCTTGCGTGGGAGGACTGGCTGCAAGCATGAGAAGACCGGCAGAGGAGTGGCAGCTCTGGAGACTCCTAAGGAGACGGGGGACAGCAGGGGATGTCTTAGTCTTATTCCAGGTAACAGCATGGGTTATTGTGCCCTGTCACACTTGCTGCCTTTGATATTTCAAGCTCACTTGGTCATTTCGAGTAACAAAGGTTGTTATTGTTctccaggagcacagcagaggtgtgctccctcctctctgcctgcacCTTGCCCCGTCAGGGCAAGTAAATTCCCTCTCTTACAGTGACACAGGTTGGAGTCACAGGGGAAACCCCATTCCCAGTGAGTCCATGGGCAAAGAAGCCACCAGGCAACAGGGTTCTGCAGGCATTGGGGCACTGGGGCAGGCATCCCCTCAGGGCAGCACAAGTctctgggggtgctgggtggGTCCCAGCAGCTGCGTGCAGCAGGTCAACAGAGTTTGGGAAACCCTGGAGACGGGGGGATCCGGCTTCACTGTCTCAAGGTAGAGTTCAAGTGTACAGCCCCCAACATGTCACCAGAGGTCCGGCACTCACACGGCAGCTGGGGTGGCGTCGGTCATGTGCTGCTCAGCCCTGACACTCTCCCTCCTCTTTGCAAGAGAGAAGGGGCCGGTTGAAGCCCCTGCCCACACATGGGCAGCCCACGTTGGGCAGTGGGCACTGCGAGTGACGTCCCCGCCAGGGCTGGGGTACTTTGGAAGCACTGCACAGTGTGGGTGGAGGAGCTCACAACATGCACAcgcagctgctggccaggggcCCGGGAGCTGGCAGCCAGCCTGGGGGGGAAAGAACAGAGAGAAACACCAAAACAGGCACAACCCAAgggggccaggctggggagggggcgcTTATGGAGGCGGCAGTCCTTGGTTGCCAtggcaggagggcagcagggaagtCCATCGCTGCTCAGCCTGACCCGGCAGATCCCATTGGTAGTGCACCAGGGGGTTTGCCACATGGGGCTGCTCAAGTTTTGATCCAGACTTGAGAGTTTTGGGGACTGGGCTTGTCAGCACACCTGCCCAGGGGTGACAGAGCCCTCTTGTGAGAAGGGAAGTATTTCTGAGAATTAGCAACCCAAGGAGGAGGCAGGAAGCCGGGAGGAAGGTTCAAAGATTGATTTTCATTCTGGCATCAGGTTAAGTGTAGGGAAAACAAATGCTACCTCTGAGGTCTTGGATAGCCCAGTATATGAACTGATGAGCTGGAAACAAAGATGAGCAATATAccagacatttttaaaagatgattCAAAGCTATTGACTCTTGAGGAGATCAAAAAGGACTGAGGAAAATGCAAATGTGGCAAATTGGCAACACCATATATTTGACAAGCATCAACTGGGTATGTGCAAGgtcagaagagagaaaactaaTTGCAcataagaattaaaaagctCCAGATGTTCTTCAGAAGCCAAGAAAGAACATGGATGTCACACAACCCGTGGCTCTGAGAGTAgctgcaggttaaaaaaaaaaccacacaaaatatTAGCatgcagaaggaagaaggagagaatAATATGGAAAATATGATAATGCTATTATGTAAATCACTAGCACGGCCTCTCTGGGAATACTGTCTGCAGTTCAAGTAAGCCCTTCTCAGAAAGGGCTGATTAGGGGCATGGCAAATTCGCTCACAGAGAGATCAAGACGATTGGGGTTGTTTATCGCAGAAAGGAAATGAACAAGAGGAGATTGGCACAGTGAGCCAGTCCGgagcttctgtttttcttcctgttcagtTCTATCACTGTCATATCTGGTGTCGCTGAGAAGTGTGTGAAGCGACGTGGCTCTCCTCTGTCACACACCATTTGCTCTTTCTCTCACCCTCCCCTCCTGGGGATGCACAGCACATTATGTTGTATATTTAGGTAGGacctgggaaggaggggatgGCTAAGGAGAAATATATATGCCCCAGGGTAGACATATAGTAGAGAAGGTGAGAACGGAAAAGTGGGATTTGCACCTGGAAAGAGGGGCAAAAGGTTCTGGCTTTGGGTGTCTCCTTCCATCAGCTCAAGCAGACCCCAGAGAGGCTGCCAGCTACTGCCCTTCTCCTGGAGCCTTGAGGCTTCCAGACCAGGCCCTGGTCTCTTGGGGATTCCTTGGAGGCAAAGATAAGGAGCTTGAATTTGATAAGTTAGTCTGTAAAAAGCATCCCAGAAGTCCCTTGAGATCAGCATCGACCCACTTCCctctgccaggggaggttcgggttggacattaggaggaatttcttcacagaaagggtgattgggcattgggatgggctgcccagggaggtggtggagtcaccgtccctggaggtgtttaagggaagactggacgtggcactcagtgccatggccTGGCTGCCAAGGCGGTGTTCGGTCAGAGGCTGCACTCCAcgatctcagagggcttttttAACCTGATTCCGTTTTTTAATCCGTGATTCCGTGACGTGGCGCAGCGCAGACACGTTCTGTCCCGGGGCCGGCAGCCCAGCGCGCTGTGCCGCAGCGCACCGAGCCGCGGCTGCCAGCGGGACCTTCCCGGGAGCCGGGAGCTTCCCGGGAGCCGGGAGCTTCCCGGGAGCCGGGAGCATCCCGGGCTCCGGCCTGGGACGGGCGCGGGCAGCTCCCCTCCcggccgccagggggcgccagcgccgcgccgccgccgcctcaggCGCGCGCGGCTCGCTGCCCGCGGCGCCGGCGCTGCGATTGGCGGGCGCGGGGGCGCGGCCCCGGAAGCGGAAGCGCGGCGGCGCTGGGTGACCCCGGGAGCGGCGCCGGAGCGGCCCCGCGCGCAGCCCGGTGAGTGCGGGGCGGGCGCGCTCCTCCCGCGGGGCTGCAgcggcccccgcgccccgcccgggcCGTTACCCCGCGCCGTTGGACCGGCGGCCCCGGCACCGAGCGGGGCCCGCCACGGAGCGGCAGGAGGCGGCCGGCGGGTCCCTCGGGAAGAGCTGACCCGGATCCCGCCCTCGGTCACTCCTCTGCAGgtcgcccgcccgcccgcgccgcaCACTTGTCCCCCATGGCCCCGTGGTCCCGGGAGGCGGTGCTGACTCTGTACCGGGCTCTGCTGCGCCGCGGCCGCGGCCTGCGCTACACCGACCGGGACTTCTACCTCGCCTCCATCCGCCGCGAGTTCCGCCGGAACCAGGGGCTGCAGCGGCTGGAGGACAAGGAaaggcagctggagaaggggcAGGCTTTCCTGCAGAGCAGGCTCGGGGGCCTGGTTTAGAGATTCCCTGTAGCTCCCACTGGTCCCACTTACCTCCCTCTTCTTTCCAAAATCCCCTCGCCAGCCAGAAGAGATGATTAACACTCACTACCCACCACTTTCTTGAAGAAGTCCTGAAGGTGCTTCCACAGGCACACCAGGAGGGCTCTCCTGTTCTCTTCACAAATGCATTAGGTCACAGGTAGGTCATTTCCAATGATATAACCGCGTTCTTCTTGCTGCTGTTACAGTGAGCTCTGCAAAAATGTAGGGATTTTTCTGCTTGGGGATGACAAGTGAATATATTCTTGGTTCATCCAGGCAGGAACGTCCCCCCTGGCTTGGctttagaaaaaacaaagggCAGTTTTAAACCACCCCAATCAGGCAGGCAGGCTGGCTCAGAATCTTGGACACTGACTCAGAAAACAGACCTCAAGCCACAGTGAAAGAGTTCCTTGGTGTTTTCATGTAGGTTCACTGGGGATCCACCTATGGGTGCAGTGGTGGTAAGGTCTATtttacaggatcacagaatcatttaggttggaaaagacctatgagatcattgagtcctaTCTTTGACTGATGACCACCTTGTAACTAGACCGTGGCACTGAGTATCACATCCAGGTTAAAcacccccagggatggtgactccgttacctccccgggcagcctattccaatgtctaatcaccctttctatgaggaaattcctcctgatgtccagcctgagccttccccagcacagcttgaggccacgTTGGCCAGAGAGActctttaaatttaaatctcAAGGTCAGGTTAAATGGAAATTGGAGGACACAAAAGTACACATGTAAGAAAATACTCATATCAATGTTCTACATGATTTGTCGTAGAGTCAAACCCACCAGCCTCGAGGGCAGGAATAAACATCAAATGAAGGCAAGGGAGCTGTTACCTTTATGATGTGTTGTGGTCTCTACTCTTGATTCTTGGGTGTCTTTGAAGTATCTGGGATTGGACACAGTTCAGAATTTAATCTGGGAGTGGAAGCTCTGAGACTGCCTGTCAGTTCTTGGGGAAGATTCTGCTTTGTTCCAGACAAACAGTTGGCCAACCATGTAGTGCCTTGTCTGTGAGCAAAATTACACTTGTTACATTAGAAATTAGAAAGTAAATTGGCTGTGCTTCGGTTGAGAAGcacaaattaaaagaagaatagCTGGATGGTTATAGGGTTTTGCTTAATATGTAGGATTTCATTGCAAAATATTGCGGAAGTAAATTCTACTTTCTTTCATGAAACCTATTCAATTATTAGAAAGCTCACATCAAATTTGGATGTGTTCATTGCTTGGTCAGTCCTGTCCTGGCACTTCTGAGAACAGGCAGCTCTTTGAGGGAACATAATCAAAGAGGCTGCAGGGTCAGGTGCTCCCTTCCTGTGGTAAGACCCCGGGAGCAGGGGGTGTGAGGTGTGGGAGAAAGGGGTGAGCCGGCAGGGCCGGGCGTTCTGGGCCGCGCGCGTaacgctcccgctccttgcagGTAAGATGGCAGGCGCTGGGCAGCGCAAGGGGAAGAAGGATGACAACGGCATCGGCACAGCCATCGACTTCGTGCTGTCCAACGCGCGGCTGGTGCTGGGCGTGGGGGGCGCCGCCATGCTGGGCATCGCCACGCTGGCCGTCAAGCGGGTGAGCGCCGGGGCCacg from Corvus hawaiiensis isolate bCorHaw1 chromosome 4, bCorHaw1.pri.cur, whole genome shotgun sequence harbors:
- the LOC125324349 gene encoding MIEF1 upstream open reading frame protein-like — translated: MAPWSREAVLTLYRALLRRGRGLRYTDRDFYLASIRREFRRNQGLQRLEDKERQLEKGQAFLQSRLGGLV